One stretch of Cryptosporidium parvum Iowa II chromosome 3, whole genome shotgun sequence DNA includes these proteins:
- a CDS encoding possible mitochondrial import inner membrane, translocase subunit TIM44 has protein sequence MEGLSSNALTKVCINSLRYNLRQDISICRNIFLFYQSNKYYMHFTQLNNLNFRKRRCYSTFNSYFNKFVSQLKNEIKSDKILQDDIALLKKKFDNLYFKFYSNLPFINFYSSVYFINIAELYKINRFLSHIKFFTAKISSIFSRFLSSNLFSRHIEIIKVLFYDETNRNVIERELSSWKSDCNKESNSEIKTSNKKIINKNIEGKTIVPIVENSVVLHNYSLRNRLGVKLKDMLLLKNIFESEYFKTIYNGNKISKVVKEMKAINPNFKLTDFMSFFEEYILPKFMESYLKCDEHKLRLHCGDVAYRQLCSNIEKLKKMGLCLNTKILQLGNVELIGAEISDLMFSFKDCKIQTNQPEFMFTFKTQQINCLQDSNGRIISGSIDDIKELQYSIKVTPHPNANVPGLEYPYLITNLEIIGSIPIF, from the coding sequence atggaAGGGCTTAGTAGCAATGCCTTAACAAAAGTTTGCATAAATAGCTTGAGATACAACCTTCGACAGGATATTTCTATATgcagaaatattttcttgttttaTCAGAGcaacaaatattatatgCATTTCACTCaacttaataatttaaattttagAAAACGAAGATGTTATTCAACatttaattcatattttaataaatttgtttcacaattaaaaaatgaaattaagaGTGACAAAATACTACAGGATGATATTGCacttttgaagaaaaaatttgataatttatatttcaagTTTTACAGTAATTTACCatttataaatttctaTTCTTCGGTTTATTTCATAAATATTGCAGAATtgtataaaattaatagatttttatcccatattaaattttttacagctaaaatttcttcaattttctCTCGATTCCTTTCAAGTAACCTTTTTTCAAGGCacatagaaataataaaagttttaTTCTATGATGAAACCAATAGGAATGTGATAGAAAGAGAGCTTTCGAGTTGGAAGTCAGATTgtaataaagaaagtaacagtgaaattaaaactagcaataagaaaattataaataagaatattGAAGGCAAAACTATAGTTCCAATAGTAGAAAATTCTGTTGTGCTACACAATTATTCTTTACGGAACAGGCTCGGCGTAAAACTTAAGGATatgttattattgaaaaatatatttgaaagtgaatattttaaaactatatataatggaaataaaatatctaAAGTCGTTAAAGAAATGAAGGCAATCAAtccaaattttaaattaactGACTTTATGtcattttttgaagaatacATTCTCCCAAAATTCATGGAATCATATCTTAAATGCGACGAGCACAAGCTGAGATTGCATTGTGGGGATGTAGCATATAGACAACTTTGCTCAAACATTGAAAAACTTAAAAAGATGGGGCTTTGcttaaatacaaaaattcttcaattagGAAATGTAGAGCTGATAGGAGCAGAAATCTCAGATTTAATGTTTTCTTTTAAGGATTGTAAAATACAAACAAATCAACCGGAATTTATGTTTACATTTAAAACGCAACAAATTAATTGCTTGCAAGACTCTAATGGAAGAATAATTTCCGGTTCCATAGACGATATCAAAGAGTTACAATATTCAATCAAAGTAACTCCTCATCCAAATGCCAATGTTCCTGGTCTGGAATACCCCTATTTGATAACTAATCTGGAAATAATAGGTTCAATCCCCATTTTTTAA
- a CDS encoding possible peptidase family C54 — protein sequence MNFGRTIYFSISSFFREMTQKFLSAEEEIFMLKNKFAPEEKKYFLKEFHDIILFTYRNEFKNIIITRNTVQLTKNYSKNINSDVGWGCMYRVTQMSIAHGICQFMKRFLGNLNIEKILNNFQDNESAKFSIHNMVNIGLSEFGIDPTSWIGPTTSSMIANKLINDNRSIISNIQIASITYVEGTIYRDQAVKHFSEVGSDSCTFVWLCMKLGTSKFNINSYKKTVISMSNVSQFICIMGGNNYSSGALLIVAFSNSFLYCLDPHIKVLPSFSDKNFIRDDFIQKVPTRIYWGELNSSLSMVYICRNLEDFDDLCSNLTRINSDLFEVINNCDFEVKSINELDSGFLVV from the coding sequence atgaattttggaaggacaatttatttttcgATCAGTTCATTCTTCAGAGAAATGACACAAAAGTTTCTCAGCgctgaagaagaaatttttatgctaaaaaataaatttgcaccagaagaaaaaaaatacttctTAAAAGAATTTCACGATATTATACTATTCACATACAGgaatgaatttaaaaatattatcataaCTAGAAATACAGTACAActaacaaaaaattattcaaaaaatataaactCTGATGTCGGGTGGGGATGCATGTATAGAGTGACCCAAATGTCGATTGCTCACGGTATATGCCAATTTATGAAGAGGTTTCTGGGCAATTTAAATATCgaaaaaattttgaataacttTCAAGATAATGAAAGTgcaaaattttcaattcatAATATGGTAAATATTGGTCTGAGTGAATTCGGAATTGATCCTACATCTTGGATTGGACCAACAACATCATCAATGATCGCAAATAAGCtaataaatgataatagAAGCATTATATCTAATATTCAGATTGCGAGTATTACCTACGTAGAAGGCACTATTTATAGGGATCAAGCGGTTAAACACTTTTCAGAAGTGGGTTCAGATAGCTGTACTTTTGTATGGCTTTGCATGAAGTTGGGTACGtccaaattcaatattaactCATATAAGAAAACAGTAATTTCAATGAGTAATGTCTCACAGTTCATATGTATTATGGGAGGTAATAATTATTCGTCAGGGGCTTTATTAATTGTTGCATTTAGCAATTCCTTTTTGTATTGCTTAGATCCGCATATTAAAGTACTTCCATCATTTTCCGATAAAAACTTTATTAGGGATGActttattcaaaaagttCCGACAAGGATTTATTGGGGGGAACTGAATTCATCTTTATCCATGGTTTATATTTGCCGAAACcttgaagattttgatgatttgTGCAGCAATTTAACTAGAATTAATTctgatttatttgaagttataaataattgtgATTTTGAAGTAAAGAGTATAAATGAATTAGATTCTGGTTTTTTAGTAGTATAA